The following are from one region of the Vicugna pacos chromosome 9, VicPac4, whole genome shotgun sequence genome:
- the CAPNS2 gene encoding calpain small subunit 2 yields MFLAKALLEGADQGLGHALGGLLGGGGQRRGGGGNIGGIVGGIVNFISEAAAAQYTPEPPPTQQHFTYVEANESEEVRRFRQQFAQLAGPDMEVGATDLMNILNKVLSKHKDLKSDGFSLDTCRSIVSVMDSDTTGKLGFEEFKYLWNNIKKWQCVFKQYDRDQSGSLGSSQLRGALQAAGFHLNEQLYQMIVRRYADEDGSMDFNNFISCLVRLDAMFRAFRSLDRDADGLVQVSIQEWLQLTMYS; encoded by the coding sequence ATGTTTCTGGCAAAGGCCCTTTTGGAAGGAGCAGATCAAGGTCTTGGCCATGCTCTTGGAGGCCTTCTTGGAGGAGGCGgccagagaagaggaggaggaggaaatattGGAGGGATAGTTGGTGGGATTGTGAATTTCATCAGCGAGGCTGCAGCAGCTCAATATACCCCGGAACCACCTCCCACTCAGCAGCATTTCACCTATGTGGAGGCCAACGAGAGTGAGGAAGTTAGGCGGTTTCGGCAACAATTTGCACAGCTGGCTGGACCGGACATGGAGGTGGGTGCCACTGACCTAATGAATATTCTCAACAAAGTCCTTTCTAAGCACAAGGACCTGAAGTCCGACGGCTTTAGTCTTGACACCTGCCGGAGCATCGTGTCCGTCATGGACAGTGATACGACTGGGAAGCTGGGCTTTGAAGAATTTAAGTATCTCTGGAACAACATCAAGAAATGGCAGTGTGTTTTTAAGCAATATGACAGGGACCAGTCTGGGTCTCTGGGAAGTTCTCAGCTACGGGGAGcgctgcaggcagcaggcttcCACCTAAATGAGCAGCTTTACCAAATGATTGTCCGCCGATATGCCGATGAGGATGGAAGTATGGATTTTAACAACTTCATCAGCTGCCTGGTCCGCCTAGATGCCATGTTTCGTGCCTTCAGATCCCTGGATAGAGATGCGGATGGCCTGGTTCAGGTGTCTATTCAAGAATGGCTGCAGCTGACCATGTATTCCTGA